From the genome of Populus trichocarpa isolate Nisqually-1 chromosome 15, P.trichocarpa_v4.1, whole genome shotgun sequence, one region includes:
- the LOC18105789 gene encoding ribulose-5-phosphate-3-epimerase, chloroplastic, protein MSTAVAASASLCSSTQINGFGEALRPQKNRLSQPNSIATFTRRKVHTVVKATSRVDKFSKSDIIVSPSILSANFSKLGEQVKAVELAGCDWIHVDVMDGRFVPNITIGPLVVDALRPVTDLPLDVHLMIVEPEQRVPDFIKAGADIVSVHCEQSATIHLHRTLNMIKSLGAKAGVVLNPATPLSTIEYVLDVVDLVLIMSVNPGFGGQSFIESQVKKISELRRMCVEKGVNPWIEVDGGVGPKNAYKVIEAGANALVAGSAVFGAPDYAEAIRGIKSSKRPEAVAV, encoded by the exons ATGTCAACAGCAGTAGCAGCATCAGCTTCATTGTGTTCATCAACGCAAATCAATGGCTTCGGAGAAGCGCTTAGGCCTCAGAAAAACCGTCTCTCTCAACCCAATTCAATCGCTACTTTTACCAG GAGAAAGGTTCATACTGTAGTGAAGGCCACATCTCGGGTTGATAAGTTCTCCAAAAGTGATATCATTGTTTCCCCATCTATTCTCTCTGCTAATTTCTCAAAGTTAGGAGAGCAG GTAAAAGCCGTGGAGTTGGCAGGTTGTGATTGGATTCATGTTGATGTAATGGATGGTCGTTTTGTTCCAAACATTACAATCGGACCTCTTGTGGTTGATGCTTTGCGCCCCGTGACAGATCTTCCTCTGGATGTGCATTTG ATGATTGTGGAACCTGAACAACGAGTGCCAGATTTTATCAAGGCTGGAGCTGATATAGTCAGTGTTCACTGTGAACAATCTGCCACCATCCATTTGCATAGAACGCTAAATATG ATAAAAAGTCTTGGAGCTAAAGCTGGCGTTGTATTAAACCCTGCTACACCACTGAGTACTATAGAATATGTCCTTGATG TGGTTGATCTGGTGTTGATTATGTCAGTCAACCCTGGTTTTGGTGGGCAGAGCTTCATTGAGAGCCAAGTAAAGAAAATCTCGGAGTTGAGAAGAATGTGTGTAGAAAAG GGAGTAAACCCATGGATTGAAGTGGATGGTGGAGTTGGTCCAAAAAATGCATACAAG GTTATCGAGGCTGGAGCTAATGCTTTAGTTGCTGGTTCAGCTGTATTTGGAGCTCCAGATTATGCTGAAG CTATAAGAGGAATCAAAAGCAGCAAAAGGCCAGAGGCAGTGGCAGTTTGA
- the LOC18105790 gene encoding chlorophyll a-b binding protein P4, chloroplastic isoform X1 produces the protein MATVSTQASAAVFRPCAYKSRFLAGAPSKLNRELSIKPMASSSPSFKVEAKKGEWLPGLPSPSYLNGSLPGDNGFDPLGLAEDPENLRWFVQAELVNGRWAMLGVAGMLLPEVFTKIGIINAPQWYDAGKAEYFASSSTLFVIEFILFHYVEIRRWQDIKNPGCVNQDPIFKQYSLPPNECGYPGGIFNPLNFAPTIEAKEKELANGRLAMLAFLGFVIQHNVTGKGPFDNLLQHISDPWHNTIVQTFSGIS, from the exons atggcCACCGTCTCAACACAAGCTTCTGCTGCCGTTTTCCGGCCATGTGCTTATAAGTCGAGGTTTCTCGCTGGGGCTCCAAGTAAACTGAACAGAGAATTGTCCATCAAACCAATGGCATCGTCATCTCCTAGTTTCAAGGTTGAAGCCAAGAAAGGAGAGTGGTTACCTGGTTTGCCTTCTCCATCTTATCTAAATGGCag CCTTCCAGGTGATAATGGGTTTGACCCCCTCGGGCTTGCTGAGGACCCTGAGAACTTGAGATGGTTCGTTCAGGCTGAGCTTGTGAATGGTCGGTGGGCCATGTTGGGCGTTGCAGGAATGCTACTGCCAGAAGTTTTCACAAAGATTGGAATCATCAATGCTCCTCAGTGGTATGATGCTGGCAAAGCAGAATACTTTGCGTCTTCATCAACCCTCTTTGTGATCGAGTTCATACTGTTCCATTACGTCGAGATAAGAAGGTGGCAAGATATTAAGAACCCAGGATGCGTTAACCAAGATCCCATCTTCAAACAATACAGCTTGCCTCCAAATGAATGCGGGTACCCCGGCGGCATCTTCAACCCCCTCAACTTTGCACCCACAATTGAGGCCAAAGAGAAAGAGCTTGCCAATG GGAGATTGGCAATGTTGGCATTCTTAGGATTTGTGATTCAGCACAATGTGACCGGCAAAGGACCGTTCGACAACCTCTTGCAGCACATCTCAGACCCGTGGCACAACACCATCGTCCAAACATTTAGCG GAATCTCTTAA
- the LOC18105790 gene encoding chlorophyll a-b binding protein P4, chloroplastic isoform X2 codes for MATVSTQASAAVFRPCAYKSRFLAGAPSKLNRELSIKPMASSSPSFKVEAKKGEWLPGLPSPSYLNGSLPGDNGFDPLGLAEDPENLRWFVQAELVNGRWAMLGVAGMLLPEVFTKIGIINAPQWYDAGKAEYFASSSTLFVIEFILFHYVEIRRWQDIKNPGCVNQDPIFKQYSLPPNECGYPGGIFNPLNFAPTIEAKEKELANGRLAMLAFLGFVIQHNVTGKGPFDNLLQHISDPWHNTIVQTFSGQ; via the exons atggcCACCGTCTCAACACAAGCTTCTGCTGCCGTTTTCCGGCCATGTGCTTATAAGTCGAGGTTTCTCGCTGGGGCTCCAAGTAAACTGAACAGAGAATTGTCCATCAAACCAATGGCATCGTCATCTCCTAGTTTCAAGGTTGAAGCCAAGAAAGGAGAGTGGTTACCTGGTTTGCCTTCTCCATCTTATCTAAATGGCag CCTTCCAGGTGATAATGGGTTTGACCCCCTCGGGCTTGCTGAGGACCCTGAGAACTTGAGATGGTTCGTTCAGGCTGAGCTTGTGAATGGTCGGTGGGCCATGTTGGGCGTTGCAGGAATGCTACTGCCAGAAGTTTTCACAAAGATTGGAATCATCAATGCTCCTCAGTGGTATGATGCTGGCAAAGCAGAATACTTTGCGTCTTCATCAACCCTCTTTGTGATCGAGTTCATACTGTTCCATTACGTCGAGATAAGAAGGTGGCAAGATATTAAGAACCCAGGATGCGTTAACCAAGATCCCATCTTCAAACAATACAGCTTGCCTCCAAATGAATGCGGGTACCCCGGCGGCATCTTCAACCCCCTCAACTTTGCACCCACAATTGAGGCCAAAGAGAAAGAGCTTGCCAATG GGAGATTGGCAATGTTGGCATTCTTAGGATTTGTGATTCAGCACAATGTGACCGGCAAAGGACCGTTCGACAACCTCTTGCAGCACATCTCAGACCCGTGGCACAACACCATCGTCCAAACATTTAGCG